The following proteins are co-located in the Papaver somniferum cultivar HN1 unplaced genomic scaffold, ASM357369v1 unplaced-scaffold_128, whole genome shotgun sequence genome:
- the LOC113332109 gene encoding uncharacterized protein LOC113332109, whose protein sequence is MGRHKVTIKKIEDATRSQITFSKRRNGLIKKIHELSTLCDVDVALVAFSPSGRVSQYPSDNKKFMKTLNRYVYLPILDRDYDVDDPKFHLNKLDHITDDGDKIIVVNREIKRYEQLKAVAELELHMNENKLRCFDKSLPKHATSLTKIRWQRKFLTDMLNQVRQRKEILIQGSLMNEDPPIGYLVDVDQKNLYNHLFVDGSQPNGLLVNGSEANGMLHGSSFSNNGKSSMVLSPKKSTGLRVNNYQVQRMDMPLGSKSSFLNNQCRSQVELSQDSKLMVGSAPTVLFTGNSSTDNNYNDNDGEQNQVFYNPIGMGMHADSFIQLYKDNKKKNKNVEKYQMNILNQELDNLVGMSLQGDSLLQLEKDSKNNNTTNGGDNQMNMLHGEYYNPICTCLHGKYFHNPTGTCLHVDAFRRTYMENNNNREKTPTIVRFMSSQVYCCNPMDTSSYVNPFLLCNNNKGKEKQMDMLSQEYARSNPRPQAYATKELDIRGSQIQNYEDVSNQDVILYNNQTSPENASDDLQHVDDDIGISKGTTTTLMNEASIPTFSDDFLLMDNELSFMQDLLNDSKISQLEITYVNEEASTKSLSIDLHQIDDDLSFLQETGNANRASTTIPSSHSFPTDDDLSFLQVFVHVSHVFSAY, encoded by the exons ATGGGACGTCATAAAGTCACTATCAAGAAGATAGAAGATGCAACAAGGAGTCAAATAACGTTCTCCAAACGTAGAAATGGTTTGATTAAAAAGATTCATGAACTGTCAACTCTTTGTGATGTTGATGTAGCTCTTGTAGCCTTCTCACCTTCCGGACGCGTTAGTCAGTACCCAAGTGATAATAAGAA gTTTATGAAGACGCTGAATCGCTACGTTTATCTTCCAATTCTTGATAGAGACTA TGACGTAGATGATCCAAAG tttcatctTAATAAGCTTGACCACATTACGGATGACGGCGACAAAATTATCGTAGTTAATCGCGA GATCAAA CGTTACGAGCAACTAAAGGCAGTGGCGGAGCTGGAACTACATATGAACGAGAATAAATTAAG GTGTTTCGACAAAAGCCTGCCTAAGCATGCTACTAGCTTAACTAAAATCAGATGGCAAAGAAAATTCCTTACGGACATGCTAAATCAAGTTAGGCAGAGAAAA GAAATTTTAATTCAAGGGTCTCTAATGAACGAGGATCCACCCATTGGTTATCTG GTGGATGTGGATCAAAAAAATTTGTACAATCATCTTTTTGTGGATGGTAGTCAACCTAATGGATTACTGGTAAATGGTAGTGAAGCTAATGGAATGCTCCATGGTAG TTCTTTCAGTAATAATGGAAAATCATCCATGGTTTTGTCACCTAAGAAGTCAACTGGTTTACGGGTTAATAATTACCAAGTTCAACGTATGGACATGCCATTAGGCTCAAAATCCTCATTTCTGAACAACCAATGCAGATCTCAAGTTGAACTGAGTCAG GATTCCAAGCTTATGGTAGGCAGTGCACCAACCGTGTTATTTACAGGAAATTCATCTACG GATAACAACTACAATGACAATGATGGGGaacaaaatcaagtattttataaCCCAATAGGTATGGGTATGCATGCTGACTCCTTTATTCAGTtatacaaggataataaaaagaagaacaagaacgTAGAAAAATATCAAATGAACATACTGAATCAAGAACTCGATAATCTAGTGGGCATGAGTTTGCAAGGTGACTCACTTCTTCAATTAGAAAAGGATAGCAAAAACAACAACACCACCAACGGAGGAGATAATCAAATGAACATGTTGCATGGAGAATACTACAACCCGATATGCACATGCTTGCATGGAAAATACTTCCACAACCCAACAGGCACATGCTTGCATGTTGACGCATTTCGTCGAACGTACATGGAAAACAACAATAACCGAGAAAAGACTCCAACGATTGTTCGATTCATGTCAAGTCAAGTGTATTGCTGCAACCCCATGGATACAAGTTCGTATGTTAATCCATTTTTACTATGCAATAACAACAAAGGAAAAGAGAAACAAATGGATATGCTGAGTCAAGAATACGCGAGGTCTAACCCTCGACCTCAAGCATATGCAACAAAAGAACTAGATATTCGTGGGtcccaaattcaaaattatgAAGATGTATCAAACCAAGATGTTATACTTTATAACAATCAAACATCACCGGAAAATGCGTCTGATGATCTACAACATGTAGATGATGACATTGGAATTTCGAAG GGTACAACTACGACCCTCATGAATGAAGCATCGATACCAACTTTTTCTGATGATTTTCTCCTAATGGATAATGAGCTTTCATTCATGCAG GACTTGTTAAATGATTCAAAAATTAGTCAGCTAGAGATTACTTATGTGAATGAAGAAGCATCGACGAAAAGTCTGTCCATTGATTTGCACCAAATAGATGATGATCTTTCCTTCCTACAG GAAACTGGCAACGCGAACAGAGCATCAACCACAATTCCGTCTAGTCATTCATTCCCGACAGATGATGATCTTTCCTTTTTGCAGGTATTTGTCCATGTTAGCCATGTTTTTTc GGCTTACTAA